From the Mesotoga infera genome, the window AGTCATCTGTTTGGTGGAGACCAGTTTGGAAGAGACGTGTTCTCAAGATCAATATATGGAGTTCAGAAGAGTGTGATCATTGCGTCCAGCGCAATTGCACTATCTGCTATTATAGGGACCTTGTTGGGACTCCTTTCCGGCTACATAGGCGGCTGGACTGATCTGGTAATCATGAGGATCATGGACAGTTTTTTTGCCTTCCCTTCGTTGATACTGGCTCTCTTCATTATTGCACTATTTGGTTCAAGCATGGCCAATCTGATATTCGCAATAGGGTTGGTCTACGTCCCGATTTTTGCTAGGACTGTTAGGGGAGCCACTTTGTCTCTGAAGGACAGTCTATATGTAAAGGCATCAAAGGCGTTGGGAAAGAAGGGTATTTCAATAATGTTGACCGACATCCTTCCAAACATCTCCTCTATACTCATAGTCACTTTCACAACAAACGTATCAACTGCCCTTCTTACAGAAGCATCTCTTGGGTTTCTTGGTCTTGGTTTACCTCCACCAGAACCTACTTTGGGAGGTATGGTAGGTCAAGGCACATCTTATCTACTTAGCGCACCATGGATCGTCCTCTTTCCCGGCCTTATGATCGCCATAATCGTACTGAGCCTGAATATTCTCGGAGATGGTCTTAGGGATGTGCTTGATCCAAGAATCAGCAGATAATTACCATCTGTAGGACCATAGGGTCGTGGAACTCGTGGATACGGCATCCACGTGTTTTTTGAGAGTCTCAATCTCTTCAGCGGTATCGATGAGTCCAGCGGCGACTATCGTTATGTCTGGTGCGTGTGCTCTGATCTTTGGGGCGATTTTCGCAGCAACAATTCCGGGGAGTATCTCAATATTTCTTACACCATTAGATACGATTTGCTGTATTCCTTTGTCAACGGCCCTCGAGTCAAGAACGAAGAACCTCAACAAGCTCTGATTCAAACCAACGTTGACGGCTTGCTTAAAAATCCTTAGTTTAGCCGTTATTATCCCATCTACCCCGCTCCTCTTAAGGTAGATAACGCTGTCTTCATCTCCAGAAAG encodes:
- a CDS encoding ABC transporter permease; the protein is MLNVFRRLINNPIYIVSMAIIIVIIMVTLLPGLFAPYDPYKMNMDSFMSKPTWSHLFGGDQFGRDVFSRSIYGVQKSVIIASSAIALSAIIGTLLGLLSGYIGGWTDLVIMRIMDSFFAFPSLILALFIIALFGSSMANLIFAIGLVYVPIFARTVRGATLSLKDSLYVKASKALGKKGISIMLTDILPNISSILIVTFTTNVSTALLTEASLGFLGLGLPPPEPTLGGMVGQGTSYLLSAPWIVLFPGLMIAIIVLSLNILGDGLRDVLDPRISR
- a CDS encoding glycerol-3-phosphate responsive antiterminator, which encodes MLKGIIAALWDRKERPEAVIPETVFFLNGGLFEVQERIDQFKSAGKRVFVDIDFVSGLSGDEDSVIYLKRSGVDGIITAKLRIFKQAVNVGLNQSLLRFFVLDSRAVDKGIQQIVSNGVRNIEILPGIVAAKIAPKIRAHAPDITIVAAGLIDTAEEIETLKKHVDAVSTSSTTLWSYRW